In the genome of Halobacteriovorax sp. GB3, the window GTAGAGTGATCGCTACCAATGCTACGAGCTTCTTCATGACCTAAAATCCTCCTGAAATTTGCTCCACTGTTATTATATAGATATAATCGCTTGATCTTTTATTCAAGAAAAGGGTCGGTAAATTTTTTGTAAAAATGGAGTTAAGTCCTTGGAAATAAAGTACTTTAATAGAGAAAAACAAGATTTTGAGATAGAAAAAGTCTATGGTGATAAAGCGGTAAAATGGATGTACGCCACTTCTTCTGGTAATGTTCTGGCCAATTTATTGGTAAAAGCACCTGTGAGTGTCGCTTATGGTGCACTTCAAAGTACTGCATGGTCGAAATCTAAAGTAGATTCTTTTATCAAAGATTTTAATATCAATATGAGCGAATATCTTCCTGAAGAAGGACGTGATTCTAGAGATCCTTACTCAAGTTTCAATGCATTCTTTATTCGTCGTTTTAAAGATGGATCAAGACCATTTGTTGAAACTCCAAATATAATGCCGGCCTTTAGTGAAGCAAGATACTTTGGATATGAATCAATTAAAGACGAAGAAGTTATTCCTGTTAAAGGAAAGTATCTAAATTCAAAAGAACTTCTGGCCAATGAAAAGTGGACTTCTACTTTCCAAGATGGACCACTTCTTTTAGCGCGTCTATGTCCAGTCGACTATCACCGCTATCACTATCCAGATAATGGAAAAGTTATCGACTATTATAAAGTTGGGGGAGAGTATCACTCGGTAAACCCTGTCGCTCTTAAAGAAAAAGCGGATATCTTTTCTACAAATATTAGAGAAGTGACAATTCTAGAAACAGAAAACTTTGGCAAGCTCGCCTATGTTGAAGTCGGCGCGATTATGGTTGGAAAAATCATTCAATCAACAGATTTAAAAGATTTTAATCGTGGGGATGAAAAAGGATTTTTTCTCTTTGGAGGCTCAACGGTCATCGTTATTGGTGAGAAAGGAAAGTGGAGGCCAAGCGAAGACATTATGGATCTAACTGGTAAAGGAATTGAAACCTATATCAAGCTTGGATCTCCAGTGGCTAATGCCCTATAGAATAAATACCAAAAACAGGAAAATGGTCTGATGGGTAAATCCCATCAACATTTTCTTTGTATAATTCAAGATCATAAACACGAAAATTAGATGAGGTTAGAATCCAATCAATTCTCGTTCCATCTTCTCTTGTTCCATTAAAATTGTGATGTGAAGTTTCTTCTTCTTTTTTCAATGTAAACCAACAGTCTCGAAGATCAGACCATTGGTCGTGAATCACTTTTCGTACATCTTCAAAAGGAGACTCATTAAAATCTCCAGTTAAAACAACGGGAAGATTTTCTTTATTAACTTTGTCACATTCTTGAATTAAAACTCTTATTTGCTCTTTTCGCGTCTGCGATAGAACGTGATCTAGGTGTGTATTTACATAGAAAAACTTTTCTTGGCTTTCTTTGTGAGTTGCAATAATCCAAGTACAAAGTCTAGGAAAGGCACTTTCAAATGACTTTGAGCCTGCTTCGTAAGGAGTTTCACTTAACCAGATGTCTCCGCTATTGTGAACTTCAATAGTCTCTGGGTTTACAAAAATACAAGGGTACATTCTTTCATCGATCCACTCTCTGTGAGAATCGACGAGTTCTAGTTTTATGAGATTATTTTCAAGATCTTTTAGTTGTGGTTCTCTTCCTTCTTGCGTCCCAAGAAGGTCAGGTGCAAATTCATTTAAGCATTGAGCCAGAATACCTCTTCTTCCATTCCAATCATGGGAACCATCTTGTGGATTATCAAAGCGAATATTTGAACTTGCGATCTTAAAATTCATTTTTGCCTCTGTTTTAAATTGAGAACACTTTGTTCTCAAACGAGAACATCTAAACTATTAGATAAATATGATAACAGATAGTTAACGATAAGCCAGTGTTGGCATCTTCTTTGCTCTAAAGACGAGGAAAAGGAGGAAATAATGGAACAAAAGAAAGTACTTGATCAGTTTATGTCTCTCTATGAGAAACCGACACTTGCTCTCATGAGTCAAATGACTGGCATTCAGCAAACGAGGTGTTTTCGTATTCTTAATGGCGCTGAACTTAAATATAGTGAATATTTAAAACTCAAAGAGCTCATTGGAAAGAAGTCGACAGAGTTAAATGGTGGGCTATCTGATTTAACTGAACGTTGTCTTATGGAATTGAGTGAACAAGCTTTAAAAGAGATTGGAGAGTTGTGTGAGAGAAAACTTTTCTTCAAAGAGCTTCAAGCAAAAAAGCATGAAGATCACCTTATAAAGAGAGAGGCCTAAAAAATGAACACACTACTACTTTTAGAAAGAGCAGTTGTTGAATCAATTGCAAAAGGAAACAAAACAGCTCAAAAAATTTCTAAGGACCTCGACCTGTCTAGTTCCTGGGTTTCCTCTCTTTTGCATGGCCTTTGTCAGAAAGGACTACTTGAATTTAATGGCAACAATTATTGTCTAGCGAGAAAAGAAAAGTTTTCCATCGTTAATCAGGAAAAGTCTTTGAAATCAGAGATAAAAGAACTAATTAACTCCCTCGTTGATGGTCATTTTAGCTCTGAGTCAAAAACTGGAATAAAATTAAGAAAAGTACATATGAATAATCATGAGCAGGCAATCTACTCAACTTTACTAGCAAACCTAGAGCAATTCATTGAGGGACTAAAGCCAGCGGTAACGAGCAAAACATCAGATTACCAAGTGGTTTTTTGGGCAAACTCCACCTATGGAAATTTAATGGAAGATTATTTGCGAAATAATTATTGATTTTTTGACATCTAAAAAGGCTAGAAATACAATTTTATTATGACCAAAGGAATAAAATGGATAAAATTTTAGTTATTGATGATAATGAGTATTTTCTAGAAGGCTTTGCAGATATTCTTGATGATTATTACAAGATAACATCATGCTCAAACTCAACGAGTTGTCTTGATTATGTTGGTGCAGATAAGTTCAATGCTATCGTTGTCGACATTCATATGCCTATTTGGGATGGATACTCTGTAATTGAGAGAATCAAGTCGCAGCCTAAGTACAATGGTTGTCCGATTATTCTAATGAGTAGTGACTTGAACGTCGCAAAAAAAATCAAAGGTCTCGAGATTGAAGTTGATGACATCATTGATAAGGCCATGTCCCCTGAAGAAATAATTATTCGAATTAAAAATAAAGTAGAGCACTTCAATGGGAATAACTCCCGAAGTACTCTCGATATTGGAAATATGACAATTCATAGAAGTCTTTATCAAGTCTTTATAGATGGAGAGGAGATACCATTGACACACAATGAGATGAAGATCCTTCTTTGTTTAATAGATGAAAATGGTTCTCTTATTCCTCGAGAAGAAGTTGTTAAGAAAGTTTGGCCTGATAAGGTGGTTGGAGATGGAACTTTGAACACTCATCTTTCAAACTTGAGAAAAAAGATCAAGAACTTCTCAGGTAAGATAAACTGCGTAAGAGACGCAGGTGTCTGTATTCTCGTAGATTAGTCAAGAATTACGCATCCCAAGAGTAATGAATCTTACCTTGGGATGACAAAATTTTCCTCATACATTTTAAGTACCTCAATATTATAAAATAAAAAATAATTGGCTACTGCTAGAAAGGTGAGTAGCAAAATTAAAGAGGTATTTATGAACATCAAAGCGAAGATAATCGCTAACAAAACTTTTGGCCTTTTAGGCGTAACTTCATTTCTCTTCTCTGGTCTCGTTGTTGGAAACCTAGTTGTTGGTAAAGCAAATTTTGACGGAATGAAAAATGCTTATTCAAAGTTTAGACCTTGTCATACGAAGGTAGTTCAAAATGCAAAGACTTATTTAGCTGATTCAAAGCTGAAGTCTAAAATTAACCCGACGCAATTTGCTGCAAATTCTAATTGTGTAAAAAAGGTTACTGGGGAACTTTCAAAAGGCCTAGCCGCTAGTCCTGGAATTGTTTCTGAGTTAAAGAACTATGCCTCTGAAGTAAAAGACCTCATCAAATACTCAAATTTCTCAAAAGAAAAAAATAATCAAGTTCACTTTACGAATCAAATTGGAACAGTGGAATTTGCTTTTGAAAGAACTTATAGAATTATTTCAAATCAATTTTTGAAAGAGAGTGGAGTTTCAAAATACTTAAAATCAGAATATCTCGCTATCTCTGTTGGAATCTTTGTTCTTTCAATCCTAAGCCTCTTTGGAATGAATTTTTCAGTAAGAAGAGAAGAGAAAATTTCTGAAATTGAAATGAGAGCGAAGGCCATCCTTAATGAAGCTTCAGAATCTGAAAATGATTACTTGAATGAAGAAGAGGTAAAAGCTCTATTTATCGATATGATGAGCACATTAAAGGCATCAAGTTCAAAAGAGCTATTTGAGAGTTACTTTGATCGAAATGCGACAATGAACGCTGTGAAAATGAAATTTGATAAAATTGATTCAATTGCTAAAGCTAAGGAAGAGACAAACTCAGTTCTCGATACATTCCTAGTTGATGATAGCTATCAAAAAGTAATTAATAGACTTTCAGAGCTTTCATCTGGGATTGAATATCTTGGTAATTTCTCTCAAGAGACTAAAAATTCAGAACAAGCAATTAGTAAGAAAATGGATATGATCTCAGATCAACTGAAGAATCTTTCTACGAGAATTGATTCAATGGATATGAGTGAAGAGACAAAGTCTGAATTGAAAGAGGCGGCCACGAAGATCGTTTCTAAGAATCCTGAGAAAGCTGTTTCAAATCCTACTGACCTTGGTTCTGTTCTTGAAGAAGCCGTTGATGATCTTTCATCACTATTTTTTGCCGCAGGTGTAACTTGTGACGTCGATGTTAAGGGTGGAATCCACCTCGGGAAATCGACGCAGAAAATTAAAGAAACATTTGAAGATATTCTAAGAGAGTCATTGAAAAAATCGAAAATGGTTAAGGGGCAGAAGCTTTTAACTATTCGATCTGAAATGGTTGATAAGACACTGTCGATTAAACTTGTTAATAGATTGACGAGTGAAGCGGTCGATCATTCGAGAAAAACTCCAGGTAAAACTCACTACTTTAGAGCGAGAGATACTAAGTTTGAATGTAGCAAGGATGCATTCAGTGATCTAAAAAATGCTAGCGGACAGCTAGTAGGTCATGAGTATAAATATAGTATTCAACTTCTTAAAAAGAAAAAATCACAAGCTAACAGCTCCCTCTAATTACTTAGAGGGCGCTGCCTTAGGCTTTATTTCTTCTACATTTGATTGAGCTTTGAAAAGAACACCAAGTCCCATCTGAACTTCTTGTTCTGGCTTATGTAAGATTCTAAGAACGATTCTTCTGTTCTTTGCTTGATTTTCTTTTATTGGATTTCCATCTTTATCTTCGTTTGGATAAGCAGGCTTTGTCTCTCCATAACCAACTGCAACGAGATAATTTCTATCAAAACCATTTGATTCAAACTTTCTTACGATTGTGGAGGCTCTTGCTGCACTTAACTCCCAGTTTGAAGGAAATTTTCTTGAGTGTATTGGGATATCATCTGTATGCCCTTCTACAAGAATTCTAACATCTTTGTGTGTGGACTTAATTTTATCAATAATAATTTGGACAAACTTATCGGCATCAGAGGTTAGAGTTGCTTCACCGAGATCAAAGAACGTTTGAACATTCATAATGACATCAAGACCTTCATCATGCTGAAGGACCTTTGTAACATTATCCATATTACTAATCGTTGAGAGTTCTACTGCTAGCTTTGTCATTTTATCTTCTGAGATATCATTATCTCCATGAAAATATTTTGCCATGAGCTCAGCCTTTCTTTGGAAAGTTGCTGGGTCATAGTTCGCAAAGGCCATCATAAGAATAAAGAAACAAGCAAGTAGAGTCATGAGGTCGGCATAAGACATGAGCCATCCTGAATCATCTCCTCCACCACTTTTTTTGGGAACAGATCTTATGACGGGAAGATCGTCCTCAAAGTCTGTATTTTCGATTTCTTCGTTATCATCAACCATCTATTTACCCAGTACTTCTTTCCAATCAAGGCGATCAGATGGAAGGAGAAAAGAGTTTAGTCTCTCTGCTAGCACAATTGGACTTGTCTTCTTGATCATAAGTCTAAAGCCTTCTAGTACAATCTTATTTTGAAGGTATCGCTCATTAGCAGAGTCCTCTAGGTTTTCACCTACTGGAACAATCATAAGGTTGGCAATAATAACCCCATAGAGAGTTGTAATAAGACAAACACCCATGGCCGGACCAATTGTTTTCATTGCATCTTTTCCACCAAGGTTTGCAAGAAGTACAACCATACCAATTGTTGTTCCCATCATTCCCATTGCAGGTGGGTATTTACCCATGGCCTGAAATTTTTCCGTGTCTCTCATATAGAGCTCGTGAACGTTTTCAATTCTCTCATTGAGAATTGTTGTTAGAGATCTTTCGTCGACAATCCCATCTGCATAAAGACTTAGACATTCTTTAAAAAAATGAATATCACATTCTTCAATGAGTTGTTCTATTGGAGTACCTGTTCGATATTTTTCAGAAGTCTGAATAATTGTTGCAATTGTTTTGGCGTAATTAACCTGACTACCTTTAATAACTCGAGTAAAGAAAACTTTTAAGAGTTTAAAGAGTACAGGGAGGGGGAAGGAAATAGAGATCGCCGCAACTGTCCCACCAATAACGATAAATAAACTTACTGAATCATAGAAGATGATTACATTACTAGTTGAAAGAAATAGTCCTAGAACAAGGACAGTCGTTGCTGCTGCAAATCCAATTAAAGAGTAAAAGTTCATAGAATCCTTCTACGAAAATGTTAATATTACCTTTAAATTCTAGGATAAAGTGTAATTGATTGTAAAAAGATAAATAAATGAACTTACATTATAGTGGGAATGTTGCTCCAAATAGGATTTTGATGTTCATCCCTGAAGAAGAAATTGTACTAATACCATAGGCGTAAGAGAGTCCAGCTTCAAAATTAAGACCCCAAGATTTACCCATTTGTTTCGTGTAACCCCAGTGTCCACCGAAGTCTATCCCCGTACTCACGGCACTCAGAACCGTACCGAAGCTTACAACTGAAACCCTAGAGAATCCTAGGTCAACACCATAGTATTTTCTAACTTTAGGAACCATTTTAACCGACTCTTTTTCTCCGATAAAGACTCTTTGAATCCCCGTTCCAGAGTAGTAGTTTCTTGTTCCAAGACCAAAGTAGTTATAGTGCATCTTACCTGTTGCTGTAGAGAGGGCGATGATTGTTCTGGCGAAGTAAGAGCGCTTAAAGTTATCAAAGATTTCGATGTCAGCATCAAAAGATGGCATTACTGAGAAACCACCATTTTCAAGATCACTTGAAGCGTTTGCTTGTCCACCTGTTCCACCTTGATCTCCAGAGCTACTGTCTGTAAGAGGGTTGGCATAAGAACCTTGAACCATACCTGTTCTAATCGTAAACTGCATATTATCAAGCTTCGCATGTGCAGCAAAGCTTGAGATGATTGCTAAGAAAGCAAAGAGGTATCTAAAATTAAGCTGCTTGTTCAAGTTGCCCATCCTTTTGCACGTACTGCTCGCATAGCTCATCAATTGTCCCTTCAACTTCTTCTTGGAGCTGAGCGCTAGATTTAATCAGTTTTCTAGCAAAGCTGATGAAAACGCTATCGATCTTGTCTTTGTTCTTTCTAAGTCTTGCAAGCTGAAGCTCATCTGTTTCAACGTTACTTAACTCAAGATCAAAGATTTCTCTTTTCTTACTTCCATTTGGAGCGATAATCTCAAGCATCTTCGTTTTAATTTCATCATCAGATACTGCGAGGAATTCTACGAGAGTCGCTTGCTTCATCTTAGAGAGAACAACCTTTAAGACTGAATCTGGCAGGTTGAAAATTGCTTTTGCTGGAAGAAGAGTCTTTAAAAGTTCCTTCATCTTCGCTTTATTTCCATTCATACCAAAGGCCTTGAAGAAATATTCTTCGTTAGCAATATCCATGTGAGGAAGAATTTCCATAATCTTATCACTAAATGGTGATTCTTCTTCTGATACTTGGTTTTCTTTAATCTTACTCTGTAGAAGAGCATCGTTTTGCTTCATTTCTTCAGGAGAGATCTTCATACTTCCTGTTGTAAGTCTTTCGACAACTTCACTATCAAGCTGTGGAATGATTTTTACAATAAATGAGCTCGATAGAGTGTTCATTAATAGAGGTCCAAGTTCTGGACTTTCATTAATGATTCTCACACAAGATTCAACATCAAGGCTGTAAAGAAGGCTCTTCGTTTCTTCAGAGATGAGATCTGTTGGTACAATAATTTCTTCTAGAATCTGCTCATCAACAAAGCGTGCACCTTTTGTCTGGTCGTACTCTTCAGAAGAGCTACTGATAAATCCTCTCCAAGTCTTTCTTTCTTGAAGTGATAGCTGTTCAAATGTTTGCAGAAGCATTTCTGGCTCAAGCTCTTGAGATAAGAAGATAAGAGCACTTTTCGCTTCTGGAGACTTAAGGCTGATCCACTTTTTAAGTAGAGTTGCCGCTTCAGACTTACTTTCGTTGAAATATCTTTCAAATCGTTGAACAGATGAACTCGAGTCTGCTCCAGCAGTTGTTGACATTCCTTGGAAGTCTCCAGGGGAACCAGCTCCGGCACTAGCTGTGCCTTCTGATTTAGATTCCGCAACTTCAACTTCTTGTGATCCTCCACCTTGCTCAGATGATGCTTGGGCCATAACGGCTACTTCTTTATTACTTTCAATCACGGCTTCTGTTTGGCTTCTCGATAATTTTGAATATCTAGAGAAGAGAAACATCACAACTAAACTCATAAAGAGAGTAGCGATTAAAAAGCCTAGAGAAGTTGAGTATTTTGCTCCAAGTTCAAGTAGCTCTGGAACAGTGTAGTCTTTAAGTGTTTTTTCTTGCGGTGGTATAACAACCACTTTTTCTTTGAATTTAGCTGTTGCGAAAGTCATTGTCGGAGTGACTTCTGCATTGAAGCTTAGCTTTTTAAGAATTGTTTGAATATTGGCCACAACATCTTTCTCTAGAAGTTCATCGAGAAGTACTGTGATTTTAACACTTCTTAGTTTCTCGTATGGAGCTTCTTCAAGTTTTGTAATGACTGTCTTTTGCTTTGGATTCATATCCTTTGCAATTTTATCAATAGGAACTTCAATCCCAAGCTTATGAAAGAGGAGGTAGTCCTTTTTAGCGATCTTATCATCAGTTAGGTCAAAACCTTCACTGTTTGATGCGACCGTTCTTTCTTGCTTCGGTTGAACAACCTTAGGTTTAACAACTTGTGTGTCGATTTTGACATCTAGAATATACTGATCTTTGTTAATCAATACAGCTAGAGCATTATCGATTTTTGTCTTGATTTGATTTTCAAGTGATTGCCTGTCAAATTTCACTGTTGAAAGCGAATAGATGTTTTGAGCAAAAAGCGTAAAAAACAAAACAAGAAAAAGTTTAAATGTGTTGTTAGTACTTTTCTTCATTACTTACCCGACTTAGTTTTCTCGATGATTAATTTTTTCATCTTCAGTACAAATGCGTTATCTGTATTTTTACTATAAGCAAGATTAAATGCTTCTAGTGATTTCTTAAATTTACTTTGAAGGTAGTAGATACTTCCTTCTAATTCATTTGGAACAGAAAGTTCTGGAAAATCTTTTTTGATTGTTGCCGTAATTTTCAGGGCCTCTTCAAAACTCTTTGTTCTAATAAGACGTTGAACTTCAAATAGTTGATTGGAGAGCTCATCATATTTTCTAGCGTTATCGAGTTTATCTTCTGGCTTTAGGTTCATCTGAACTTCAATATCAACTGCCTCTGTTTCAGCGAGTAATACTGAACTCTTTTTGTAGCCTTCTTTTTGAAGATCAATATAGAGTGGACCATCTTTAATCTTTTTCTTTTCAAGGTCATCACTATTTATCGTAAGGGGAGTGACTCCCATTTCCTCATAACTTTTTGTCCCCATCGAGCGAACATAAATCTTCGCTCCTGCAGGTTCTGTTGTGACCTTAATTGAAGTCGAGCTTGAGCACGAGGCCAATAAAATCATTGATAGTAATAAAAAGTATGTTTTCAAAATATAAACTCCTTATATTTTTCTTTCTCATACGCTTATTCGGTGATCGAAAAAAAAATGTTGGTTTTATTACACATTTTTAAGTTAGTGGAATTTTTTGCCTCTCAAGGTTTCTTGAGTATTAAAAGACAACTTTATAAAGAGGTATTTTTTTTAGGAATCTTCAATATTGGTTAATAGTTTGGAACTAATTTAAAAAAATTGAGTAAAAAGCCATGCTTTTGTGGCGGAAATAATTAAGTAATTTTGGTTTATGCCGATAAGTAGATGTAATAACTGCCGGATAGAGAAGAATTGTGAATTTATATTATCATTATTGAGTCGCATAACGTTAAGAACGAAAGAAATAACAACTTAAAGAAAGACGTATTTGGATTGCACATGAAACTATTAAAGTTAATTTTGTTAAGTTCAGTCTTAGTTTTCTTTACCGCCTGTATGGGTGCGGGGAATACTGAGTTAGAGCAAGCAACATTTGGATTGAAGCTAACTGTCCTTTCCGGTGATGGCCAGGTTCTAGAAGATCCATCATCACTAGCTGACGAGGTAGTCGTTAAATTAACGAACGCTTCAGACGATAGTCCTGTTGCTAACGCCAGTATTTCTTTCGTTCTGGAAAATGCAGATTCAGGTGCAAAAGTTTTAACGACTTCAGCTATTACAAGTAGTGCTGGTATTGCAAAAACTAAAGTTGTGGGTGCAGATGACTTTGGTAAGAAAGCAATCATTAGAGTACTTGCAACAGGTACAGGATTAGAAGAAGTTGTTGTTGTTTCTATTCGTAATAAAATTATTCCAACTAAGATTGCAATCTTAGACCCTCCTGCCAATGTTGTTGCAGGGATCCCATTTGACCTTCAGTTAAGACTCGTTGATGACAACGGGAGAGTCTCAGAAGAGCCGGACTTCAACACAGAGATCTCTGTGGACTTCAGTTCTATTTCTGGAAATATTAGTGATTCATCGCGATTCAATAAGACGAATCCTGCTGATCGTATTGTTAAGTTTGTTGAAGGTGTAGGGGTTTTAACTGCCGTTACTTATACAACAGCAGAAGATTTAACAATTACTTTAAGAGATCACGGGAAGATTCCTGAGCTTGAGGCGATTACTCAAAGGGCAATGAATATCTCTGAAGTTAAGACGATGAGAATTGTACCTTCGAGTCCAACTCGTATGCAACTTGACGACCCAACTGACGGGACAACTGATGACACTATTGCTGTTGTCGGTAAACTTTATGACCAATATGATAACTTTGCTTACAACTACTCTAATGCTTGTCAGGCGCGTTATACAGTTGCTGGTGATAATTTAAATCAAGCATGGATTGTAGATTCAGCAGATCCAAGTGCTAGAAACCAGACTGGTATTGCAACATTTAATGGTGGTCGTGGACAAGTAAATGTTAAAGATACTAATGTTGAAACAGTAACAATCACAATTAATAATGTAACTCTTGGTTGTGGTGGATTATCTAACTATGGTACTGCGCAAGATGTTCGATTTGATGTTGGACAAGTTGCAAAAATTGAAATTCGAGCACCTGTTCCTGATACCAAGAGGACAACTGAGGAAATTTCACTATTACTAGAGGCCACCGATGCGGGTGGTAACTTTGTTTCTTCATACAATGGAAAAGTTGGTATCGAATTTGATCCGGCTTGTTCGGCCACAATTAACATTGCTGATCACGACGGTACGAATAAAGCTAGCTTAAATCTTGGTACTAAAACAGTACGAGTATCAAACACAAATCTTGATAGAAAACCTACTGAAGAATGTACTGTTTCGTTATCCTCAACAACTGATACGACGGGTATCGATTTAACATCTTCGCAAAAGATTTACTTCACTCCTGGTCTTCCTAAGCAATTCGCTTTCGTTCAAACGAATTATACAGGTGAAGTTGGATGGGGAACACTTGCTTCTCAAAGAAATCCTACAACTATTGATGTAGAGGTTCTTGATACTTATGGAAACCCTGTCACAACATATAGTGGTGGTGGTGTTGATATTGAATCAGATGGAACAACTGAAATTTCAACAACAGATGCAGACGGATCAACAAACCCTAAAACGATTTCTATTGCGGCCAATGGTAAAGGAACGGCGACTGTTTGGGGTCTGAAGAATGAAACAGTAACTCTAAAGTTTACAAATGGTCCTGCTGGAATGAGATTTACAACGGGTAACTCTGAAAACGTCCCTGTTGATAATTTAGGTAATTCAACTTCTAGTTTATATTTCAAGTGGGGTATCCCAAGTTATATTGAAATCGTTGAGCCAACAGATGGTAGTGTTGATGCTGCAATTCCTTTGACTATTACGGCATACGACTACGGTGGGAACCAAGTTAACGACTATGGAACTGCTGGAACACCTATTTCTGAAATTCAAGTTGTTGCAGATAGTGGTACTGCTGTTTTTGATGGCCCAGTTAGTTTTGTTGGTGGTCAATCAACTGTTAATGTATCTAATACAGTTGAAGAAACGGTTAATCTTTCTCTTAATTTTAGATCAGGTGTAACTTCATACAAGAACTCTAAAGGTCAAGACATCAATATTACTGATGCCGTTAAGGCCAATAAAGATGTGTATTTTAAATGGGGTACTGTTGGAAGAAAATTTGTTATCACTGATCCGCCAGATACGAATGTTGATACATTCGCGCGTTTAAGAGTTCAGGTTGTTGACCAATTTAACAACCCTGTTCGTGATTATGGATGTGGTGGAGACACTCAAGATGTTGCTATTGCTGTTAACGGTACTGCTCGTTTAAGTCAGGCTTCGACAACAAATCATACTGATGATCCAACTTATACAGCACTTTCTCAGACCGAATTTGTAGATATCAAACTACAAACGGGAAGTTGTCCAATCACTAATACTACAAGTGATGCCTCTTATGGAGAT includes:
- a CDS encoding endonuclease/exonuclease/phosphatase family protein → MNFKIASSNIRFDNPQDGSHDWNGRRGILAQCLNEFAPDLLGTQEGREPQLKDLENNLIKLELVDSHREWIDERMYPCIFVNPETIEVHNSGDIWLSETPYEAGSKSFESAFPRLCTWIIATHKESQEKFFYVNTHLDHVLSQTRKEQIRVLIQECDKVNKENLPVVLTGDFNESPFEDVRKVIHDQWSDLRDCWFTLKKEEETSHHNFNGTREDGTRIDWILTSSNFRVYDLELYKENVDGIYPSDHFPVFGIYSIGH
- a CDS encoding response regulator transcription factor, which encodes MDKILVIDDNEYFLEGFADILDDYYKITSCSNSTSCLDYVGADKFNAIVVDIHMPIWDGYSVIERIKSQPKYNGCPIILMSSDLNVAKKIKGLEIEVDDIIDKAMSPEEIIIRIKNKVEHFNGNNSRSTLDIGNMTIHRSLYQVFIDGEEIPLTHNEMKILLCLIDENGSLIPREEVVKKVWPDKVVGDGTLNTHLSNLRKKIKNFSGKINCVRDAGVCILVD
- a CDS encoding phosphatidylserine decarboxylase; translation: MEIKYFNREKQDFEIEKVYGDKAVKWMYATSSGNVLANLLVKAPVSVAYGALQSTAWSKSKVDSFIKDFNINMSEYLPEEGRDSRDPYSSFNAFFIRRFKDGSRPFVETPNIMPAFSEARYFGYESIKDEEVIPVKGKYLNSKELLANEKWTSTFQDGPLLLARLCPVDYHRYHYPDNGKVIDYYKVGGEYHSVNPVALKEKADIFSTNIREVTILETENFGKLAYVEVGAIMVGKIIQSTDLKDFNRGDEKGFFLFGGSTVIVIGEKGKWRPSEDIMDLTGKGIETYIKLGSPVANAL
- a CDS encoding motility protein A, which translates into the protein MNFYSLIGFAAATTVLVLGLFLSTSNVIIFYDSVSLFIVIGGTVAAISISFPLPVLFKLLKVFFTRVIKGSQVNYAKTIATIIQTSEKYRTGTPIEQLIEECDIHFFKECLSLYADGIVDERSLTTILNERIENVHELYMRDTEKFQAMGKYPPAMGMMGTTIGMVVLLANLGGKDAMKTIGPAMGVCLITTLYGVIIANLMIVPVGENLEDSANERYLQNKIVLEGFRLMIKKTSPIVLAERLNSFLLPSDRLDWKEVLGK
- a CDS encoding OmpA/MotB family protein, with amino-acid sequence MVDDNEEIENTDFEDDLPVIRSVPKKSGGGDDSGWLMSYADLMTLLACFFILMMAFANYDPATFQRKAELMAKYFHGDNDISEDKMTKLAVELSTISNMDNVTKVLQHDEGLDVIMNVQTFFDLGEATLTSDADKFVQIIIDKIKSTHKDVRILVEGHTDDIPIHSRKFPSNWELSAARASTIVRKFESNGFDRNYLVAVGYGETKPAYPNEDKDGNPIKENQAKNRRIVLRILHKPEQEVQMGLGVLFKAQSNVEEIKPKAAPSK